From Chloracidobacterium sp. N, the proteins below share one genomic window:
- a CDS encoding Do family serine endopeptidase, translating into MQIRRKLLGFALQSVFVASIGFALVVSGWMVLARTARPAAPDLSKLSIVSHRGEPLNGAAADLSTVFRKVGKLVKPSVVSLRVVETVSTESLGLGRNHPPIPGMEDGLKQRGSGSGFIISPDGYIVTNEHVVGKADKIRVTFDDGRQVLAKLVGVDAATDLAVIKVDLTGLTPVTLGDPSEMEQGDWVMAIGAPFGLEQTLTVGVISATGRNLPSSRANRFAQYNNYLQTDASINPGNSGGPLLNLRGEVIGVNTMILSESGGSEGIGFAIPSDLVERICRKLILEGRVRRGWLGVSLPVQPLTDAQAKSLGLPNTEGALVQDTVGPDSPAARAGLRSGDFIVRFDGMPIRNERELTGKVAETEVGKTVTVEFIRDGQRQQTQVTIDERPAAETAMQPTPKTDAAQDANLLGLKVAPLPADLVSKLRRPEGVLVEAVRPASPADEAGLVKGMVLHSLNRRPVKSPEDMAQLTQNLRLGETVVLEVEVQLNGRWEFRFISVNIE; encoded by the coding sequence ATGCAGATACGTCGCAAGTTGCTTGGTTTTGCTCTCCAGTCGGTGTTCGTTGCCTCTATCGGATTTGCGCTGGTGGTGAGCGGCTGGATGGTGCTCGCCCGGACCGCACGCCCGGCGGCTCCCGACCTGTCAAAGCTCTCCATCGTGTCACACCGGGGAGAGCCGCTCAACGGCGCGGCGGCTGACCTTTCCACGGTTTTTCGGAAGGTTGGCAAGCTTGTCAAGCCATCGGTGGTCAGCCTCCGGGTCGTCGAGACCGTTTCCACCGAGTCGCTGGGGCTGGGGCGGAACCATCCGCCGATTCCGGGAATGGAGGACGGACTCAAACAGCGTGGCTCTGGCTCCGGGTTCATCATCAGTCCCGACGGATACATCGTCACCAACGAACACGTTGTCGGCAAAGCTGACAAAATCCGGGTGACGTTTGACGACGGCCGGCAGGTGCTGGCCAAGCTGGTCGGCGTGGATGCGGCCACCGATCTGGCCGTGATCAAGGTTGACCTGACGGGACTGACGCCGGTGACGCTTGGCGATCCGTCGGAAATGGAGCAGGGGGACTGGGTGATGGCGATTGGTGCGCCCTTCGGCCTCGAACAAACCCTGACGGTGGGCGTCATCAGCGCCACGGGACGCAACCTGCCGAGTTCCCGCGCCAACCGGTTTGCGCAGTACAACAACTATCTGCAAACCGATGCCTCCATCAATCCGGGCAATTCCGGGGGGCCCCTGCTCAACCTGCGGGGGGAAGTCATTGGCGTCAACACCATGATTCTTTCCGAGTCAGGCGGCAGTGAAGGCATCGGATTTGCCATTCCTTCCGATCTCGTCGAACGCATCTGCCGCAAGCTCATTCTGGAAGGGCGGGTGCGCCGGGGTTGGCTTGGCGTGAGCCTGCCGGTTCAGCCGCTGACCGACGCCCAGGCCAAATCGCTGGGCCTGCCCAATACCGAAGGGGCACTGGTCCAGGATACGGTCGGCCCCGACAGCCCGGCGGCGCGCGCCGGTTTGCGGAGCGGAGATTTCATCGTGCGTTTCGACGGCATGCCCATCCGCAATGAGCGCGAACTGACGGGCAAGGTCGCTGAAACTGAAGTCGGGAAAACGGTGACGGTCGAGTTCATCCGGGATGGACAGCGCCAGCAAACGCAGGTGACGATTGATGAACGCCCGGCCGCCGAAACGGCGATGCAGCCAACGCCCAAAACCGACGCTGCTCAGGACGCCAACCTGCTGGGTCTGAAGGTGGCGCCGCTTCCGGCTGATCTCGTCTCCAAACTGCGCCGTCCCGAAGGGGTTTTGGTTGAAGCCGTACGTCCCGCCAGTCCGGCTGACGAAGCCGGCCTGGTCAAGGGGATGGTGCTGCACAGCCTGAACCGGCGTCCGGTCAAGTCGCCCGAAGACATGGCGCAACTCACCCAGAACCTGCGCCTCGGTGAAACCGTGGTGCTCGAAGTCGAAGTGCAGCTCAACGGCCGGTGGGAGTTCCGCTTCATCTCGGTCAATATCGAGTAG
- a CDS encoding aldehyde dehydrogenase, with amino-acid sequence MSAPHTAPDTPATGDLPTYQMLIDGQLVGAENGRVFHTVSPADGTPLAAVPHASVADAERAVQAARAAYELGTWRNADGSMRAKILNRLADLIEANLDVLAQLEARDQGKPVGYARAFEIPVVVDTFRHFAGWADKIYGETIPVPASGLDFTLREPAGVCLGLAPNNYPLVLAAFKIAPALAAGNSVVLKPSPATPLTALKLGELCVAAGLPDGVLNIVTEPGHEVAAYLLEHPEVDLVSLTGGTETGKLVSRAAAGTLKRVLLELGGKSPFIICADADVELAVTGALMGTFYNSGQTCTASTRIFVHRAVYAEFLERFAAEADRLVVGPPLDEATNNGPLVTRSQYEKVLGYVELGRAEGARLITGGTHPSGLPEAGNYLRPTIFADAHNRMRIAQEEIFGPVASVIPFEDEDEVIAQANDSVYGLAASVWTRDIKRGLNLMKALRAGQVWINNHNIFFPHAPFGGYKQSGNAREGGAEALRHYTQVKNVYVELGDMLLTPF; translated from the coding sequence ATGTCTGCTCCACACACCGCACCCGATACCCCGGCGACCGGGGACCTGCCAACCTACCAGATGCTCATTGACGGACAGCTCGTTGGGGCTGAAAACGGGCGTGTCTTTCACACGGTTTCGCCGGCCGATGGGACGCCGCTGGCGGCCGTTCCCCATGCTTCAGTTGCCGACGCCGAGCGGGCCGTACAGGCGGCGCGCGCAGCCTATGAACTGGGCACCTGGCGCAACGCTGATGGCTCCATGCGGGCGAAGATTCTGAACCGGCTGGCTGACCTCATCGAAGCCAATCTCGATGTTCTGGCGCAGCTTGAAGCCAGGGATCAGGGCAAGCCGGTCGGCTATGCCCGCGCCTTTGAAATCCCGGTGGTGGTGGACACGTTCCGGCACTTTGCCGGCTGGGCCGACAAAATCTACGGTGAAACCATCCCGGTGCCGGCATCGGGGTTGGATTTTACGTTGCGGGAGCCGGCGGGGGTGTGTCTGGGCCTTGCGCCCAACAACTATCCGTTGGTGCTGGCGGCGTTCAAAATCGCTCCGGCGCTGGCGGCCGGCAACAGTGTGGTGCTCAAGCCGTCGCCGGCAACGCCGCTGACAGCCCTGAAACTGGGTGAACTGTGCGTGGCGGCCGGGCTTCCCGATGGGGTGCTCAACATCGTTACCGAACCGGGGCATGAAGTGGCGGCTTACCTGCTTGAACATCCTGAAGTGGATTTGGTGTCGCTGACCGGTGGGACGGAAACCGGCAAGCTGGTAAGCCGGGCCGCGGCCGGGACGCTCAAACGGGTGCTGCTCGAACTCGGCGGCAAGTCGCCGTTCATCATCTGTGCCGACGCCGACGTGGAGCTGGCCGTGACGGGTGCCCTGATGGGGACGTTTTACAACTCCGGCCAGACCTGTACGGCGAGCACGCGGATTTTTGTCCACCGCGCCGTGTATGCGGAATTCCTGGAGCGCTTTGCCGCGGAAGCCGACCGGCTTGTGGTTGGGCCGCCCTTGGATGAGGCAACCAACAACGGCCCGCTCGTGACCCGCAGCCAGTACGAGAAGGTACTGGGTTACGTCGAGTTGGGACGGGCTGAGGGCGCGCGGCTCATCACGGGCGGCACGCATCCGTCCGGGCTGCCGGAAGCCGGCAACTATCTGCGCCCCACCATCTTTGCCGACGCGCACAATCGCATGCGCATTGCGCAGGAGGAAATCTTTGGGCCGGTGGCGTCGGTCATTCCTTTCGAGGATGAAGACGAGGTGATTGCCCAGGCCAACGATTCGGTCTATGGGCTGGCGGCTTCCGTCTGGACGCGCGACATCAAGCGTGGTCTCAACCTGATGAAAGCCCTGCGTGCCGGGCAGGTGTGGATCAACAACCACAATATCTTTTTCCCGCACGCGCCCTTTGGGGGCTACAAGCAAAGCGGCAATGCCCGTGAGGGAGGCGCGGAGGCGCTGCGCCACTACACGCAGGTCAAAAATGTCTATGTCGAACTGGGGGATATGTTGCTGACCCCGTTCTAG
- a CDS encoding Spy/CpxP family protein refolding chaperone — protein MMPRLLPTGMFCQLLFSGLWLGVVGGVLVAQQPARPMPEPDADVAILRQGAELPAALYESRLLVRVLGLTPEQRRQMHEVRRQEGPTLNAARREVFRCRQALTEAIYSVETSESLVEQCARELAAAEANLTQLRARMQYRIRTVLTPDQVRILNELRADPGTFQPRAPERPGQRPPGRPPTP, from the coding sequence ATGATGCCACGTTTGTTGCCAACCGGAATGTTCTGCCAATTGCTTTTCAGCGGCCTGTGGTTGGGCGTCGTGGGCGGGGTGCTGGTTGCCCAGCAGCCAGCACGCCCGATGCCTGAACCGGACGCCGATGTGGCCATCCTGCGCCAGGGGGCAGAACTGCCGGCCGCCCTTTACGAATCGCGTCTTCTGGTGCGGGTGTTGGGGCTGACGCCGGAACAGCGCCGGCAGATGCACGAAGTTCGCCGCCAGGAGGGACCAACCCTGAATGCAGCGCGGCGTGAGGTCTTCCGGTGCCGCCAGGCGCTTACGGAAGCCATCTACAGTGTGGAAACCAGTGAATCACTGGTTGAGCAGTGCGCCCGCGAACTGGCTGCCGCCGAGGCCAACCTGACCCAGCTTCGGGCGCGGATGCAGTATCGCATCCGAACGGTTCTGACGCCCGACCAGGTACGTATCCTCAATGAGTTGCGCGCCGATCCGGGAACATTCCAGCCCCGTGCGCCGGAGCGCCCCGGTCAACGTCCGCCCGGCCGGCCGCCAACGCCATAG
- a CDS encoding glycosyltransferase family 39 protein, giving the protein MSSVQVAAETSLMEFDTSPAAERRLTRSDTLIIALFTALYVPYVAHAAVTRPFWIDELFTFYVVTMPDWNGVMDLLWRGADQNPPLFHAVTRLIVLAFGESEWAFRLPAMVRYWVLCVTLHLWVRLLGGGQTAALVAMTTPVFTNVVYYASEARPYGLMLGCFGMALVCLALGDIFAQKPEACRRAWLGLGASLSLAMAFHYLALIPIGCLWLMEAYRTWRTRQWRWAVWAALLVPLAVLAYNWPVFTEQSKLLYWKPELRWFELPDFYRWMLGNWACLAFLVMVGMVVLREWRQRRTAHEPASPGNRRNAPEWLVLGLVLTFGLPVGWMVLMQATGKTMFTPRYLLPAVAGLAILLTFGVRHLAIRPARILAAGIWMLLATSTLWVSLQPWQLARPGIEEITDLPNPTQPVILNVQRFLPIRHYYRDQLPQVVYVFGIMTYWQPKDPERGLRAFLRNPRAPRFEDVEDFRKSHKKFYINCHKSADREMLEALERRQMPVVRETAEYIVYDAYTSD; this is encoded by the coding sequence ATGTCATCCGTCCAGGTCGCCGCTGAGACAAGCCTTATGGAGTTCGATACCAGTCCGGCCGCAGAGCGCCGTCTGACGCGCAGCGATACGCTGATCATCGCCCTGTTCACCGCGCTGTATGTACCTTACGTAGCCCACGCGGCAGTGACTCGGCCTTTCTGGATAGATGAGTTGTTCACCTTCTATGTCGTCACGATGCCCGACTGGAACGGAGTCATGGACCTTTTGTGGCGTGGTGCTGACCAAAACCCACCGCTTTTCCACGCCGTGACACGCCTGATTGTACTGGCATTCGGTGAAAGCGAATGGGCTTTTCGCCTGCCGGCGATGGTCAGGTACTGGGTTCTCTGCGTGACGCTCCACCTCTGGGTACGCCTGCTGGGTGGCGGACAGACGGCGGCCCTGGTGGCCATGACGACACCGGTGTTCACCAACGTGGTGTACTACGCCAGCGAGGCCCGTCCCTACGGACTGATGCTCGGCTGTTTTGGTATGGCACTGGTGTGCTTGGCCTTGGGTGACATCTTTGCCCAAAAACCGGAGGCTTGCCGTCGCGCCTGGCTCGGCCTGGGCGCCAGCCTGTCCCTGGCGATGGCGTTTCACTACCTGGCGCTGATTCCGATCGGGTGCCTGTGGCTGATGGAAGCCTACCGCACCTGGCGTACCCGGCAGTGGCGGTGGGCCGTCTGGGCGGCGCTGCTCGTGCCGCTGGCCGTTCTGGCTTACAACTGGCCCGTTTTCACCGAACAGTCCAAACTTCTTTACTGGAAACCGGAACTGCGCTGGTTTGAGCTTCCCGATTTTTACCGCTGGATGCTGGGCAACTGGGCCTGCCTGGCCTTTCTGGTCATGGTCGGGATGGTTGTGCTTCGGGAGTGGCGACAGCGCCGCACCGCACACGAGCCTGCATCACCCGGCAACCGACGGAATGCACCGGAATGGCTCGTGTTGGGGCTGGTATTGACCTTTGGGTTGCCGGTAGGGTGGATGGTGCTGATGCAGGCAACGGGCAAAACCATGTTTACGCCACGCTACCTGCTGCCGGCCGTGGCTGGTCTGGCCATCCTGTTGACCTTTGGCGTCCGGCATCTGGCCATACGCCCCGCCAGAATACTCGCGGCCGGAATCTGGATGCTTCTGGCGACCTCAACCCTGTGGGTAAGCCTCCAGCCGTGGCAGTTGGCACGTCCGGGTATTGAGGAAATCACAGACCTTCCCAACCCGACGCAACCAGTTATCCTCAATGTCCAGCGTTTTCTACCCATCAGGCACTACTACCGCGACCAACTCCCGCAGGTGGTTTATGTCTTTGGAATTATGACCTATTGGCAACCCAAAGACCCGGAACGTGGGCTGCGCGCATTTTTACGAAACCCGCGCGCCCCACGTTTTGAGGATGTGGAAGATTTCCGAAAATCACATAAAAAATTCTATATAAACTGTCATAAATCTGCTGACAGAGAAATGCTTGAGGCACTGGAGAGACGACAGATGCCGGTCGTCCGGGAAACGGCTGAATACATTGTCTATGATGCTTATACTTCGGACTAG
- a CDS encoding DUF2237 family protein, translated as MSQTKLTPRNVLGGPLETCCTSPLTGFYRTGKCETGPDDIGTHVVCARMTAEFLAFTKSRGNDLSTPAPWFRFPGLKPGDQWCLCVSRWKEALEAGVAPPVILEATHEKALEVVSLADLKRHALPEPFSDVDEIALPDDEKTS; from the coding sequence ATGTCCCAAACCAAGCTGACACCCCGCAACGTCCTCGGCGGCCCGCTCGAAACCTGCTGCACCTCCCCGCTGACCGGTTTTTACCGGACAGGCAAGTGCGAAACCGGCCCCGATGACATTGGCACGCACGTCGTCTGCGCCCGAATGACGGCCGAGTTTCTGGCCTTCACCAAATCGCGGGGCAATGACCTGTCAACCCCGGCCCCGTGGTTCCGCTTTCCCGGACTCAAACCCGGCGACCAGTGGTGCCTTTGCGTTTCCCGCTGGAAAGAAGCCCTTGAAGCTGGTGTCGCGCCGCCGGTCATTCTCGAAGCCACCCACGAAAAGGCGCTCGAAGTGGTCTCCCTTGCCGACCTCAAACGCCACGCCCTGCCGGAGCCGTTCAGCGATGTGGATGAAATCGCTCTGCCGGATGACGAAAAAACCAGTTAG
- a CDS encoding glycosyltransferase family 39 protein — MTLVLFTLLYVPYVAHAAVTRPFWLDELFTFYIVTMPDWAGMMDLIQRGPDQNPPLFYALTRFIVSILGESEGAFRLPAMVGYWVFCVTLYAWVRLLGGARAAALAALVTPVLTAAVYYASEARPYGLALGWLGIGLLGWQLTRHPSWQAVGIVGLSTGLSIALALHYLIILPVCLLWAIEGLLAWRQRQLDGRRWIAMFSPLVVLALHSSFLYRQGQQRFWKISLEWKELADFYWWLLGSPAYLGLCAVVGLLTWSSLRRRTIHNRNADVWLISGVGFLCLPLLWMTFLKVTHQAMFQERYLLPTLVGLGGLTAYGLRHLPEHQTRLTTLAIWCLLGIPVSGAAMQPWRLSPPSVAEVMDLPNPDYPVVAAAHLYFPIRYYYPGQFSQLVYVDPKKREPPSVATGIWALQRHPDAPIWLDNDEFFSLWEGNFYFTCHKTYMKHWIGEFERRGYPIVRETPGYIVYEWQRKRM, encoded by the coding sequence TTGACACTTGTCCTCTTTACACTGCTGTATGTGCCTTACGTAGCCCACGCTGCGGTAACCCGGCCTTTCTGGCTGGATGAACTGTTTACGTTTTACATCGTCACCATGCCCGACTGGGCCGGGATGATGGACCTCATCCAACGCGGCCCTGACCAGAACCCACCGCTTTTCTATGCCCTGACGCGCTTCATCGTGTCCATTTTGGGCGAGAGCGAAGGGGCGTTCCGCCTGCCGGCGATGGTCGGCTACTGGGTCTTCTGCGTGACGCTCTACGCCTGGGTACGGCTGCTGGGCGGGGCGCGTGCCGCGGCCCTGGCTGCGCTGGTGACACCTGTGCTGACGGCGGCGGTGTACTATGCCAGTGAAGCCCGTCCGTACGGACTTGCCCTTGGGTGGCTCGGTATCGGACTTCTGGGCTGGCAACTGACGCGACACCCAAGCTGGCAAGCTGTCGGAATCGTCGGACTCAGCACTGGTTTATCCATTGCCTTGGCACTGCACTACCTCATCATTCTGCCGGTATGCCTGCTGTGGGCAATCGAGGGGCTGTTGGCGTGGCGACAGCGGCAGCTCGATGGACGGCGGTGGATTGCCATGTTCTCACCGCTGGTCGTTCTGGCCCTGCACAGCTCATTCCTCTACCGGCAGGGGCAACAGCGGTTCTGGAAGATAAGTCTCGAATGGAAGGAATTGGCTGATTTCTACTGGTGGCTGCTTGGCTCGCCAGCCTACCTGGGACTGTGCGCGGTGGTCGGGCTACTCACCTGGAGCAGCCTGCGGCGCCGCACAATCCACAACCGCAATGCAGATGTCTGGCTGATAAGCGGCGTCGGGTTTCTCTGCCTGCCGCTGCTCTGGATGACTTTTCTGAAGGTTACGCATCAGGCCATGTTCCAGGAGCGATACCTGCTTCCGACGCTTGTTGGTCTTGGGGGACTGACCGCCTACGGACTTCGCCATCTGCCAGAGCACCAGACCCGGCTCACAACACTGGCCATCTGGTGCCTGCTGGGCATACCAGTGTCTGGGGCAGCCATGCAGCCTTGGCGTCTCAGCCCCCCAAGTGTTGCGGAAGTCATGGACCTGCCGAATCCGGACTACCCGGTCGTCGCCGCCGCCCACCTGTACTTTCCAATCCGGTATTACTACCCGGGGCAATTCTCCCAACTCGTCTATGTTGATCCCAAAAAGCGCGAACCACCATCCGTGGCAACCGGCATCTGGGCCCTGCAACGCCATCCAGACGCGCCGATCTGGCTGGACAACGATGAGTTTTTCAGTCTGTGGGAAGGAAATTTTTACTTCACCTGCCACAAGACCTACATGAAACACTGGATAGGCGAGTTTGAGCGACGGGGCTACCCCATCGTGCGCGAGACACCAGGCTACATCGTCTATGAATGGCAGCGGAAGCGGATGTAG
- a CDS encoding glycosyltransferase family 87 protein: protein MGWGFGIGVLCWFSATRSGTTPERYGNDFTVFYAAARQVWLTGNPYEIPIRAATPYLYPPLFAQLLVPLAWLPLPVAAFLWAAGNVLAAGWLWRLVQRVLPPTPTPNLMYAGWWLALGPVLLGNFLLGQVNLWIAALVTFALLADAHRQRAATGGLALAAAVSVKLSPALLIPYFVGRRAWRLLAWWAVWMVLGNALSCGALGTHRWAILHDWYREIILQGWHFDFAVASNQSLYGALLRAVRWAGVGGQLPYWPVALLGSGGLFLLGQAHCRGVGTSVYRAAAVAGAWGVLGSQLSWVAHFATLALVVAILLRCQKNHSLERMWLVAFGVCTWSSFQVVPGILRLGVEAWSLFTLVGLGATLTLVFLTEQDLPERLETTE, encoded by the coding sequence ATGGGATGGGGCTTTGGCATCGGTGTGCTGTGCTGGTTCAGCGCCACGCGCAGCGGCACGACCCCGGAGCGTTACGGCAACGATTTCACCGTGTTTTATGCTGCCGCGCGGCAGGTATGGCTGACGGGGAATCCCTACGAGATTCCCATCCGTGCCGCCACGCCCTATCTCTATCCACCCCTGTTTGCCCAACTTCTGGTACCGCTGGCGTGGCTTCCACTACCGGTTGCGGCATTCCTCTGGGCTGCGGGTAACGTCCTGGCCGCGGGCTGGCTATGGCGACTGGTACAGCGGGTTCTGCCGCCGACACCCACCCCAAATCTGATGTATGCCGGGTGGTGGCTGGCGCTGGGGCCCGTCCTGCTTGGCAACTTCCTGCTTGGGCAGGTCAATCTCTGGATCGCCGCGCTCGTGACCTTTGCCTTGCTGGCCGATGCCCATCGGCAGCGCGCCGCAACCGGCGGACTGGCGCTGGCGGCGGCCGTCAGCGTCAAGCTTTCACCGGCATTGCTCATCCCATACTTCGTTGGACGGCGTGCGTGGCGTTTGCTTGCGTGGTGGGCGGTGTGGATGGTGCTGGGCAATGCGCTGTCCTGCGGGGCGCTGGGCACCCACAGGTGGGCCATCCTGCACGACTGGTACCGGGAAATCATCCTTCAGGGGTGGCATTTTGATTTTGCCGTCGCCAGCAACCAGTCGCTCTACGGTGCGCTTTTGCGGGCTGTCCGGTGGGCTGGCGTTGGGGGACAGCTTCCCTACTGGCCGGTGGCCTTGCTTGGCAGCGGCGGGCTTTTTCTTCTTGGGCAGGCCCATTGCCGGGGCGTGGGGACTTCGGTGTACCGGGCAGCGGCCGTGGCTGGCGCGTGGGGCGTCCTTGGCAGCCAGCTCAGTTGGGTGGCGCACTTTGCAACATTGGCCCTGGTGGTTGCCATCCTGCTTCGCTGCCAGAAAAACCATTCTCTGGAGCGGATGTGGCTTGTGGCCTTCGGGGTGTGTACGTGGTCCAGTTTTCAGGTTGTCCCGGGTATTCTGCGCCTGGGGGTTGAGGCGTGGTCGCTCTTTACGCTGGTGGGACTGGGCGCTACACTGACGCTTGTCTTTCTGACCGAACAGGACTTGCCGGAGCGTCTGGAAACGACCGAGTAA